From one Rhopalosiphum padi isolate XX-2018 chromosome 2, ASM2088224v1, whole genome shotgun sequence genomic stretch:
- the LOC132919333 gene encoding myb-like protein P — MEWKNNVPEGKINKTSGSGSQNRRPSGGGNKKANDTVEYFGTTQKPKSKRKPKKESKMINIEEFVCTYGTGNNIVSSEPIKAAATFPVTTNAWARKKGSELFAKAKDDNEEEKMLKMAIAESIKSAEEHSRTKDSSWKNDQENAIGTDDQMFQKKHNSQNKKNSRGSKESRSINCWNNSSFAKESDDYGFSSEHNKTNKSPKVGILWEDDSKNNRSKERKDIKSKSKHIQKDKPKENKPSPTDSPLKPEKKLRQRGDWKETFIKDNYQPERNVRSNDIDDQRPQPQAHDWSVLTSGWNKPEEKKDEKKPSNMWNGDVSVNVSKNKWDSSNWSSEPVKTESVDIWSSDRPKSNAVVWNDPVETKDDGIDEKLIQSERKEIKPNVFGFTDSWGPMSTQIKEPPKPIESPKFVEKKPLPAPDFNRYLLEALSQSSPYTVPPHTEPQISQTNTDSLYSNLESVLPKTSSSVLETNNSPEFLSNLHFLANMTQICDRLGLNNKQLLSDLPVGATSSGVEPDLLQQPPTLNQIQQNLNWSQKTTQKVYQPFQPVLQQQSDFMLPNQLLQSQQHQQQQQQQQQQQQQQQQQQQQQQQTSFMPANSSNFNLTGNSAFPALNLDLNPQFNNLIYPNPLVPPPNGLFPYQHQTNIERLANLSLGQDKMNFPMYNLVQDKQTRLNDSSFNSVREPMKQSKPVQPNVFMPNTLPNSYNFNIDPSPPLFPANLFYAQMPQDVNYVQPNQQQFHNFKEQNMQHMFGNQKLEHQVLRDKMLNVGNPYLKD, encoded by the exons ATGGAATGGAAGAACAATGTTCCAGAagg aaaaattaataaaacttccGGTTCAGGTTCTCAAAATAGAAGACCTTCTGGTGGTGGCAATAAAAAAGCAAACGACACTGTTGAATATTTTGG caCTACACAAAAACCCAAATCTAAGCGTAAGCCTAAAAAGGAAAGCAAAATGATCAATATCGAAGAATTTGTATGCACATATGGCActggtaataatattgttagttcAGAGCCAATTAAAGCTGCTGCAACATTCC ctgtTACTACAAATGCTTGGGCACGCAAAAAAGGGTCAGAACTGTTTGCTAAAGCCAAAGATGATAATGaagaagaaaaaatgttaaaaatggcAATAGCTGAAAGTATTAAAAGTGCCGAAGAACATTCTCGAACCAAAGATTCCTCTtg gAAAAACGACCAAGAAAATGCTATTGGTACTGATGACCAGATGTtccaaaaaaaacataattcccAAAACAAAAAGAATTCTAGAGGATCTAAGGAATCTAGATCCATAAATTGTTGGAATAACAGTTCATTTGCTAAAGAATCAGACGACTATGGTTTTTCATCTGAAcacaataaaactaataaaagtcCTAAAGTCGGGATACTCTGGGAAGATGATTCCAAGAACAATAGGTCCAAAGAGCGCAAAGACATTAAAAGCAAGTCAAAACATATTCAAAAAGACAAACCTAAAGAAAATAAACCATCACCTACTGACAGTCCACTTAAGCCAGAAAAAAAACTTAGGCAAAGGGGTGACTGGAAGGAAACATTCATTAAAGACAACTATCAACCCGAAAGAAATGTGAGGTCAAATGATATTGATGATCAAAGACCTCAACCTCAAGCCCATGATTGGAGTGTTCTCACATCTGGTTGGAACAAACCAGAAgaaaaaaaagatgaaaaaaaGCCGTCCAACATGTGGAATGGTGATGTAAGTGTCAATGTATCCAAAAATAAATGGGATTCTTCCAACTGGTCTTCAGAGCCTGTCAAAACGGAATCTGTGGATATTTGGAGCAGTGATCGTCCCAAAAGTAATGCAGTTGTTTGGAATGACCCAGTCGAAACTAAAGATGATGGCATTGATGAAAAACTCATTCAGTCCGAACGGAAAGAAATTAAGCCTAACGTGTTTGGCTTTACTGATTCTTGGGGACCAATGAGTACTCAAATTAAAGAACCTCCCAAACCTATTGAAAGCCCTaagtttgttgagaaaaaaccACTGCCAGCTCCTGATTTCAATAGGTACCTTTTGGAAGCTCTTAGTCAGAGCTCGCCATATACTGTGCCACCACACACAGAACCCCAAATATCTCAGACAAATACTGATAGTCTGTATTCCAACTTGGAATCTGTCCTTCCAAAAACCTCTAGTTCGGTGTTAGAAACGAACAATTCGCCAGAGTTCCTTTCCAACTTACACTTTTTGGCCAACATGACCCAAATATGTGATAGGCTGGGTCTCAACAATAAACAATTACTTTCAGACTTGCCAGTTGGTGCAACTAGTAGTGGCGTTGAACCCGATTTACTTCAACAACCACCTACGTTGAATCAGATACAGCAAAATCTGAACTGGAGCCAAAAGACTACCCAAAAAGTGTACCAACCGTTCCAGCCTGTGCTGCAACAGCAATCAGATTTTATGTTGCCTAACCAGTTACTGCAATCTCAACAACatcagcaacagcagcagcaacaacagcagcagcagcaacagcaacaacaacaacaacaacaacagcagcagacATCGTTTATGCCTGCTAATTCAAGCAACTTCAATCTAACTGGTAACAGTGCGTTTCCAGCATTAAACTTAGATCTTAACCCTCAATTCAATAATCTCATATATCCTAACCCATTAGTGCCGCCACCTAATGGTTTGTTCCCCTATCAACATCAGACTAACATCGAAAGGTTAGCCAATCTATCGCTTGGGCAGGATAAAATGAATTTTCCCATGTATAATTTGGTCCAGGACAAACAGACACGACTAAATGACTCGTCGTTTAATTCTGTCCGAGAACCAATGAAACAATCCAAACCAGTGCAGCCGAATGTGTTCATGCCCAACACACTGCCCAACTCTTACAATTTCAACATCGATCCATCCCCTCCATTGTTTCCTGCCAACCTGTTTTATGCACAGATGCCTCAAGATGTGAACTATGTGCAACCTAACCAGCAGCAGTTCCACAACTTTAAAGAGCAAAACATGCAACACATGTTTGGCAACCAGAAACTGGAGCATCAGGTTCTCAGAGACAAGATGTTGAATGTGGGCAATCcatatttaaaagattaa